From one Pempheris klunzingeri isolate RE-2024b chromosome 5, fPemKlu1.hap1, whole genome shotgun sequence genomic stretch:
- the lmod2a gene encoding leiomodin-2a → MSTFGYRKELRKYEEVDEDELLATLSSEELQELERELAVLDDNIPIGLRQKDQTDKAPTGSFSRDALLKHWEDESKKLLKDVRGSAGQDGRPDKSKGERVTVTTTDASKTLDSDRKKISQKGKKAQSVFSKNDSKKDEAEKKDECKKEAQIRVKCPQEKGLSKDLRSDLRRTETTDQNLNEAPDRLSGNPIVIDKTLEQILCDDPTVNEVNLNNIEDISQETLLRFAEALCTNTHVHVFSLANTHADDRVAFAISKMLRENRFIRNLNIESNFVSGQGILALLAALQHNRTLVELRFHNQRHICGGKVEMEMVQLLRENTTLLKLGYQFDLPGPRMTATSILTRNQDQQRQRRLQQKKDQSSPEVSAQGSVSSAEKKPPKKPLQTSKTVEKQNRNPPPTPPSLDPPTRKIAEMVKQHEGSNGTKSQSNQRKPKSKKLKNGANEKESADILKDLKNALKPSLQKRRDEPSRLPPKPQGSSRDDLMAAIRGSSIRSLRRVDLSQA, encoded by the exons ATGAGTACCTTTGGGTACCGCAAGGAACTGAGGAAGTACGAGGAGGTGGACGAAGACGAGCTGCTGGCCACTCTGTCCTCCGAGGAGCTTcaggagctggagagggagcTGGCTGTCCTCGACGACAACATCCCCATCGGCCTGAGGCAGAAAGACCAGACCGACAAAGCCCCAACAGGAAGCTTCAGCAGGGACGCTCTGCTGAAACACTGGGAGGACGAGAGCAAGAAGCTGTTGAAAGATGTGAGAGGGAGCGCCGGCCAG GATGGACGCCCAGATAAGAGCAAAGGGGAGCGGGTGACAGTGACCACCACTGACGCCAGCAAGACTCTGGACAGTGACAGGAAGAAGATTTCACAAAAAGGGAAGAAAGCCCAGAGTGTCTTTAGCAAGAATGATTCAAAGAAAGATGAGGCGGAAAAGAAAGATGAGTGCAAAAAGGAGGCTCAGATCAGGGTTAAATGTCCTCAGGAAAAGGGTCTGTCAAAAGACTTGAGGAGTGATTTGAGGAGAACTGAAACCACGGACCAAAACCTGAACGAAGCCCCTGACAGACTGAGCGGAAACCCGATTGTCATCGACAAAACTCTGGAGCAGATCCTGTGTGATGATCCCACCGTGAACGAAGTCAACCTCAACAACATCGAAGACATTTCCCAGGAAACCTTGCTTCGTTTTGCTGAGGCCCTGTGCACAAACACTCACGTCCACGTTTTCAGCCTCGCCAACACCCACGCCGACGACCGGGTTGCCTTTGCCATCTCCAAGATGCTCCGTGAGAACCGCTTCATCAGAAACCTAAACATCGAGTCCAACTTCGTGTCTGGTCAGGGCATCCTGGCTCTGCTGGCGGCGCTGCAGCACAACAGGACGCTGGTGGAGCTTCGCTTCCACAACCAGAGGCACATCTGCGGGGGGaaggtggagatggagatggtCCAGCTGCTGAGGGAAAACACCACCCTGCTCAAGCTCGGTTACCAGTTTGACCTCCCAGGCCCGAGAATGACGGCAACCAGCATCCTGACGCGCAACCAGGACCAACAGCGACAGCGGAGGCTCCAACAGAAGAAGGACCAGAGTTCTCCAGAGGTGTCAGCACAGGGTTCCGTTTCATCTGCAGAAAAGAAACCACCAAAGAAGCCGTTGCAAACTTCTAAGACTGTTGAAAAGCAGAACAGAAatcctcctcccactcctccatCTCTAGACCCGCCGACGAGAAAGATCGCAGAAATGGTCAAACAGCACGAAGGCTCAAACGGCACAAAGAGTCAGTCAAACCAAAGGAAACCCAAGTCAAAGAAGCTCAAGAACGGCGCCAATGAAAAGGAGAGTGCAGATATTCTCAAAGACCTGAAGAACGCTTTGAAGCCGTCGCTGCAGAAGAGACGAGACGAGCCGTCACGCCTGCCGCCGAAACCGCAGGGGTCGAGCCGCGACGACCTGATGGCGGCAATTCGTGGAAGCAGCATCAGGTCCTTAAGAAGG GTGGATCTGTCACAGGCCTGA